Proteins from one Corallococcus exiguus genomic window:
- a CDS encoding C39 family peptidase, whose product MNARARVLSAVLLATCIWGCASSPPSAPPDTSSPEAGSPARLWQKTSVSGDLSRFSRDGTRVTAEGALELDPTTAKDGTDPFPAGGWLDGGSFYNGGSFRVGTATSEVQSVPGGFDSVVPSFDAQTPPGTWVKLTVSARIEGTWTKDYELGVWAFDTTTVARHSVDNQGDADGNVLTDTLNLKRRADALRVTVHLFSERPDISPRVRALAAAVTDTRLKPQDATSDRTGWGVVLDVPGYSQMIYPDGGEVWCSPTSTTMLLGYWSRKLGRADLEHPVPTAAAHTYDWVYKGTGNWSFNTAYAASMSNGALHGLVARFDSFAPVERLVAAGIPVSISIAYEPGELPGGASRRTDGHLIVVKGFTDTGDVVVNDPAFGSNETTHATYPRAELWRAWQHSRGAAYVLWPAGTALPEQGLVPLP is encoded by the coding sequence GTGAACGCCCGCGCTCGCGTCCTCTCCGCTGTCCTGCTGGCCACCTGCATCTGGGGCTGCGCCTCCTCGCCGCCGTCGGCCCCGCCGGACACGTCGTCTCCGGAGGCCGGCTCGCCCGCGCGCCTGTGGCAGAAGACGTCCGTGTCAGGCGACCTCTCGCGCTTCTCCCGTGACGGCACGCGCGTCACCGCGGAAGGCGCGCTGGAGCTGGACCCCACCACTGCGAAAGACGGCACCGACCCGTTCCCCGCGGGCGGCTGGCTGGACGGCGGCAGCTTCTACAACGGCGGCTCCTTCCGCGTTGGCACCGCCACCTCTGAAGTCCAGTCCGTCCCCGGTGGCTTCGACAGCGTGGTGCCGTCCTTCGACGCGCAGACGCCTCCCGGCACCTGGGTGAAGCTCACCGTCTCCGCCCGCATCGAAGGCACCTGGACCAAGGACTACGAGCTGGGCGTCTGGGCCTTCGACACCACCACCGTCGCGCGCCACAGCGTGGACAACCAGGGCGACGCCGACGGCAACGTCCTCACCGACACCCTCAACCTCAAGCGCCGCGCGGACGCCCTGCGCGTCACCGTCCACCTCTTCTCCGAACGCCCTGACATCAGCCCTCGCGTCCGTGCGCTCGCCGCCGCCGTCACCGATACGCGCCTCAAGCCCCAGGACGCCACGTCGGACCGCACCGGGTGGGGCGTCGTGCTCGACGTGCCGGGCTACTCGCAGATGATCTACCCCGACGGCGGCGAGGTCTGGTGCTCCCCCACGTCCACCACCATGCTGCTCGGCTACTGGAGCCGGAAGCTGGGCCGCGCGGACCTGGAACACCCCGTGCCCACCGCCGCCGCCCACACCTATGACTGGGTCTACAAGGGCACCGGCAACTGGAGCTTCAACACCGCCTACGCCGCCAGCATGTCCAACGGCGCCCTGCACGGACTCGTCGCCCGCTTCGACTCGTTCGCCCCCGTGGAGCGCCTCGTCGCCGCCGGCATCCCCGTCAGCATCAGCATCGCCTACGAACCCGGAGAGCTTCCCGGCGGCGCCTCCCGCCGCACCGACGGCCACCTCATCGTCGTGAAGGGCTTCACCGACACCGGCGACGTCGTCGTCAACGACCCTGCTTTCGGCTCCAACGAAACCACCCACGCCACCTACCCCCGCGCCGAGCTGTGGCGTGCCTGGCAGCACTCCCGGGGCGCCGCGTACGTGCTGTGGCCCGCCGGCACCGCCCTGCCCGAGCAGGGGCTCGTCCCCCTCCCGTAG
- a CDS encoding helix-turn-helix domain-containing protein: MRTLKDLTAFVEKEAADEGPAAQAELQAQRDRFRIARELAMLRKAQGLTQAQLSVRAGVPQSEISKIESGKANATGLTLFRMAHAMGHMFRLEPVGSAVAPARPRRSVAAKKGRAVRKGSTRSRELEPA; encoded by the coding sequence GTGCGCACCCTCAAGGACCTGACTGCTTTCGTGGAGAAGGAAGCTGCGGATGAGGGGCCTGCCGCTCAAGCGGAGCTTCAGGCCCAGCGTGACCGTTTCCGTATCGCCCGGGAGTTGGCCATGCTGCGGAAGGCGCAGGGCCTGACGCAGGCGCAGCTCTCCGTGAGGGCCGGCGTGCCCCAGAGTGAGATCAGCAAGATTGAGTCGGGAAAAGCGAACGCCACCGGGCTGACGCTCTTCCGGATGGCCCATGCGATGGGCCACATGTTCCGGCTGGAGCCCGTGGGAAGCGCCGTGGCTCCCGCTCGGCCCCGCCGCTCCGTCGCCGCGAAGAAGGGCCGCGCCGTGCGGAAGGGGTCGACCCGGTCACGCGAACTCGAGCCCGCGTGA
- a CDS encoding ferritin-like domain-containing protein, whose translation MNIHRLRRLFSRALHASLATPLVLAGCDGSEGSVDLKDYSEVACTVQGLSVSDLTLTPEQDFVQLRYINPNGGQAPSTYVNVSSSGEPCATATDVPACTTALQNANVTSGFHHVCVDFCSESFLVTTRGDEVKTHATLEELQQVLGTIDTEQEAVLKTFASGYSLLCGDKKYGAVKKNADGSFNVVATKGYACGPGTELTQHVVRVSASGELQEQEKRVLEKGDPNCNIGRRPVGLQVAEACESPEALGRYFANAAHLEAASVHAFLRLRDELAMHGADVGLQDAARRSAMEEVQHAQVTERLAHRFGGTPQRPVVEELPPRSLVDVAMENAVEGCVRETYGALLAHHQAMHARDLEVRQAMVRIAEDETRHAALSWDIDQWARTRLSAEERATLREAQKRAVALLRRDVAVPLDASIVTEAGMPTPETALALLDTLEQDLWA comes from the coding sequence TTGAACATCCATCGACTGCGCCGTCTCTTCTCGCGAGCCCTGCATGCCTCGCTCGCCACGCCCCTGGTGCTGGCGGGCTGTGACGGCTCGGAGGGCAGCGTGGACTTGAAGGACTACTCGGAGGTCGCGTGCACGGTTCAGGGCCTGTCCGTCAGTGACCTGACGCTGACGCCGGAGCAGGACTTCGTGCAGCTCCGCTACATCAACCCCAACGGAGGCCAGGCGCCCTCCACCTACGTCAACGTGAGTTCCTCCGGCGAGCCCTGCGCGACGGCCACCGACGTCCCCGCGTGCACGACCGCGCTGCAGAACGCGAACGTCACCTCCGGCTTCCACCACGTCTGCGTGGACTTCTGCAGCGAGTCCTTCCTGGTGACGACCCGGGGTGACGAGGTGAAGACGCACGCGACGCTGGAGGAGCTCCAGCAGGTGCTGGGCACCATCGACACGGAACAGGAGGCGGTGCTCAAGACCTTCGCGTCCGGCTACTCCCTCCTCTGCGGAGACAAGAAGTATGGCGCGGTGAAGAAGAACGCGGATGGCAGCTTCAACGTCGTCGCGACGAAGGGCTACGCCTGCGGACCGGGCACGGAGCTGACGCAGCACGTGGTGCGCGTCTCCGCTTCCGGCGAGCTCCAGGAGCAGGAGAAGCGCGTCCTGGAGAAGGGAGACCCCAACTGCAACATCGGCCGTCGGCCGGTGGGGCTCCAGGTCGCGGAAGCCTGCGAGAGCCCGGAGGCGCTGGGCCGCTACTTCGCGAACGCGGCGCACCTCGAAGCCGCGTCCGTGCACGCGTTCCTGCGACTGCGGGATGAACTGGCGATGCACGGCGCGGACGTGGGCCTCCAGGACGCGGCGCGAAGGAGCGCCATGGAGGAGGTCCAGCACGCCCAGGTGACAGAGCGGCTCGCGCACCGCTTCGGTGGCACGCCCCAGCGTCCGGTGGTGGAGGAGTTGCCGCCGCGCTCACTCGTGGACGTAGCGATGGAGAACGCCGTGGAGGGCTGCGTGCGCGAGACGTACGGCGCGCTGCTCGCGCACCACCAGGCGATGCACGCGCGCGACCTGGAGGTGCGGCAGGCCATGGTCCGCATCGCGGAGGATGAGACGCGACACGCGGCGCTGTCCTGGGACATCGACCAGTGGGCCCGGACGCGCCTGTCCGCGGAGGAGCGTGCAACGCTGCGCGAGGCACAGAAGCGCGCGGTGGCACTCCTGCGCCGGGACGTCGCGGTACCGCTCGACGCGAGCATCGTCACGGAAGCGGGCATGCCCACGCCGGAGACGGCCCTGGCACTGCTGGACACGCTGGAACAGGACCTCTGGGCGTGA
- a CDS encoding class I SAM-dependent methyltransferase — MSTGPVAPRFRWAMEVLSLAPDARVLEVGCGHGIALGLVASRLRDGGVLGIDRSEKMITQALRRNADAVRAGHVLARIGTLAEVDLGRELFDVAFAINVSLFAEDDVRVELSRLREHLRPGGALYLFHEAPVAAHAKRFAMVAARSLESQGFTMRTVPAAPSRACVVGQASG, encoded by the coding sequence ATGAGCACGGGTCCGGTCGCGCCCAGGTTCCGCTGGGCGATGGAGGTGCTGTCCCTCGCTCCGGACGCGCGGGTGCTGGAGGTGGGGTGTGGCCATGGCATCGCGCTGGGGCTCGTGGCCTCGCGGCTGCGCGATGGGGGCGTCCTGGGCATCGACCGTTCGGAGAAGATGATCACCCAGGCGCTGCGACGGAACGCGGATGCCGTCCGCGCGGGACATGTCCTGGCTCGCATCGGGACGCTCGCGGAGGTGGACCTGGGGCGCGAGCTGTTCGATGTCGCCTTCGCCATCAACGTCAGCCTGTTCGCGGAGGACGACGTCCGCGTGGAGCTTTCGCGGCTGCGGGAACACCTGCGTCCCGGTGGCGCGCTCTACCTCTTTCATGAAGCGCCCGTCGCCGCTCACGCGAAGCGCTTCGCCATGGTGGCCGCGCGGAGCCTGGAGTCGCAGGGTTTCACCATGCGAACCGTTCCCGCCGCGCCGTCGCGTGCGTGCGTCGTGGGGCAGGCGTCCGGGTAG
- a CDS encoding ATP-binding protein, whose product MPDIRLPAEAKYKNELDALAAHDDKPRPPGWALSPRAVETYILGSPKPVGGVAITPKYVGDKGLIQVCIATLASDRALMLVGEPGTAKSWLSEHLSAAVSGTSALVVQGTAGTSEDHIKYSWNYALLLAQGPTPEALVPSPILRAMRTGKFARFEEVTRTSPEIQDSLISILSEKQVSVPELGEITSAQRGFNLIATANTRDRGVNEMSAALKRRFNFVTVPVVEDLEQEIQIVTKREAELRTDYQVGVPPPEELSRVLLTLFHELRKGVTKDGKTKVRTPGAVLSTAEAISVLFNSSILAQQFGSGTVTSQELAASLVGAVVKEQEDDVKALREYMETVAKSRTGPWKELYTASKKLLRG is encoded by the coding sequence ATGCCGGACATCCGCCTGCCTGCCGAAGCGAAGTACAAGAACGAGCTGGACGCCCTCGCCGCGCATGACGACAAGCCCCGCCCACCGGGTTGGGCGCTTTCGCCTCGCGCCGTGGAGACGTACATCCTGGGCAGTCCCAAGCCCGTGGGGGGCGTGGCCATCACGCCCAAGTACGTGGGTGACAAGGGGCTCATCCAGGTGTGCATCGCCACGCTCGCGTCCGACCGCGCGCTGATGCTCGTGGGCGAGCCGGGCACCGCGAAGAGCTGGCTGTCGGAGCACCTCTCCGCGGCCGTCAGCGGCACGTCCGCGCTCGTCGTCCAGGGCACGGCGGGGACCAGCGAGGACCACATCAAGTACTCGTGGAACTACGCGCTGCTGCTCGCGCAGGGGCCCACGCCCGAAGCGCTGGTGCCGTCGCCCATCCTGCGCGCCATGCGCACGGGCAAGTTCGCCCGCTTTGAAGAGGTGACGCGCACGTCGCCGGAGATTCAAGACTCGCTCATCTCCATCCTGTCGGAGAAGCAGGTGTCGGTGCCGGAGCTGGGGGAGATCACGAGCGCGCAGCGTGGCTTCAACCTCATCGCCACCGCGAACACGCGCGACCGCGGCGTCAACGAGATGAGCGCCGCGCTCAAGCGCCGCTTCAACTTCGTCACCGTGCCGGTGGTGGAGGACCTGGAGCAGGAGATCCAAATCGTCACCAAGCGCGAGGCGGAGCTGCGCACGGACTACCAGGTGGGCGTGCCGCCGCCGGAGGAGCTGTCGCGCGTGCTGCTGACGCTCTTCCACGAGCTGCGCAAGGGCGTGACGAAGGACGGCAAGACGAAGGTGCGCACGCCGGGCGCGGTGCTGTCCACGGCGGAGGCCATCAGCGTGCTGTTCAACAGCTCCATCCTCGCGCAGCAGTTCGGCTCCGGGACGGTGACGTCGCAGGAGCTGGCTGCGTCGCTGGTGGGCGCGGTGGTGAAGGAGCAGGAAGACGACGTGAAGGCGCTGCGCGAGTACATGGAGACGGTGGCCAAGAGCCGCACGGGCCCGTGGAAGGAGCTGTACACCGCGAGCAAGAAGCTCTTGAGGGGCTGA
- a CDS encoding DUF5682 family protein yields the protein MDLALLSRVQHFPVRHHSPRTTAVLLKWLERVKPAVVLVEGPCDATALVDVLCDKQTRPPVAILGYRTDGTPSSSLWPFAAYSPEYQALKWARANGARAEFIDIPVGVSLAVDRHVPGPGVETEATEGSEPVPDEAIPLTEAFARSQGFRSFEEFWEASFEAPDWSPEQFRPVLTAWADVVNAGPRLAYHRQRDAFMARKVLEVVAGGVAPEKVAVVAGAAHTAAFLAGDVDPKEEAKLPAAGPCAVTVIPYSFPRLAEQLGYGAGNRAPHFYQKAHEANCDFRRATLEVLLDFASHLRMRGFSASLSDVLEAYRLAVTLSDLREKSAPGLDELREATVATLCRGDATHVDSFLWKSVIGHEVGQVASRIGQNSLQAEFWREVGERRLPRTDSPETFTLRLNNPVEVGSSVFLHRLRVAGIPYASLSGTGSSRKQGAEAEAGGYAALTRVREAWQAQWTPSTDVALVEKIVLGDSLEGVTTRVLQERLTQAKTTAEAADVLLESVITGCSQTVAQALKACDALAATDADLPSLASAARALSGLMAYGTSRAHSDVGDEAVAALGEKTFGRALLRVREASACAPEGVPPVLEALRTLHEVALSQPRADKEGWLAEARGLMGSHAVHPSTSGLATGLLYLARELPEADVALEVGRRLSAAVEPSDAAAYLEGFLQVNALVLVKSRDVVKALDDFLTSVEPERFRQTLPVLRRALGALGATERRYLMENVMGVRQLKDKGRAVKAVLEEKDKATLKDLSADLGKALDDLDDLL from the coding sequence ATGGACCTGGCACTGCTCTCCCGGGTGCAGCACTTCCCGGTCCGTCACCACTCGCCGCGTACCACCGCGGTGCTCCTGAAGTGGCTGGAGCGCGTGAAGCCCGCCGTCGTCCTGGTGGAGGGGCCCTGCGACGCGACGGCGCTGGTGGACGTGCTGTGCGACAAGCAGACCCGGCCGCCCGTGGCCATCCTGGGCTACCGCACGGACGGCACCCCGTCCTCGTCGCTGTGGCCCTTCGCGGCGTACTCGCCGGAGTACCAGGCGCTGAAGTGGGCCCGGGCGAACGGCGCGCGGGCGGAGTTCATCGACATCCCGGTGGGCGTCAGCCTCGCGGTGGACCGCCATGTGCCCGGGCCAGGCGTGGAGACGGAGGCCACGGAGGGCAGCGAGCCCGTTCCCGACGAAGCCATTCCGCTCACGGAGGCGTTCGCGCGCTCGCAGGGGTTCCGCTCCTTCGAGGAGTTCTGGGAGGCGTCCTTCGAGGCGCCGGACTGGAGCCCGGAGCAGTTCCGGCCGGTGCTCACCGCCTGGGCGGACGTGGTCAACGCGGGGCCCCGGTTGGCCTATCACCGTCAGCGCGACGCCTTCATGGCGCGCAAGGTGCTGGAGGTGGTGGCGGGCGGCGTGGCGCCGGAGAAGGTGGCGGTGGTGGCGGGCGCGGCGCACACCGCGGCGTTCCTGGCGGGGGACGTGGATCCGAAGGAGGAGGCGAAGCTGCCCGCGGCCGGGCCGTGCGCGGTGACGGTGATTCCGTACAGCTTCCCGCGTCTGGCGGAGCAGCTGGGATACGGCGCGGGCAACCGGGCGCCGCACTTCTACCAGAAGGCCCACGAGGCGAACTGCGACTTCCGGCGGGCCACGCTGGAGGTGTTGCTGGACTTCGCGTCGCACCTGCGGATGCGCGGCTTCTCCGCGTCGCTTTCGGACGTGCTGGAGGCGTACCGCCTGGCGGTGACGCTGTCGGACCTGCGCGAGAAGAGCGCCCCGGGCCTGGACGAGCTGCGCGAGGCCACCGTAGCCACGCTGTGCCGTGGTGACGCGACGCACGTGGACAGCTTCCTGTGGAAGAGCGTCATCGGCCACGAAGTGGGGCAGGTGGCGAGCCGCATCGGGCAGAACTCGCTCCAGGCGGAGTTCTGGCGCGAGGTGGGTGAGCGGCGGCTGCCGCGCACGGACAGCCCGGAGACGTTCACGCTGCGGCTCAACAATCCGGTGGAGGTGGGCTCCTCCGTGTTCCTCCACCGGCTGCGCGTGGCGGGCATCCCGTACGCGTCGCTGTCCGGCACGGGGTCGTCACGCAAGCAGGGCGCGGAGGCAGAGGCCGGCGGCTACGCGGCGCTCACTCGGGTGCGCGAGGCCTGGCAGGCGCAGTGGACTCCGTCCACGGACGTGGCGCTGGTGGAGAAGATTGTGTTGGGCGACTCGCTGGAGGGCGTGACGACGCGCGTGCTCCAGGAGCGGCTGACGCAGGCGAAGACGACGGCGGAGGCGGCGGACGTGCTCCTGGAGTCCGTCATCACCGGCTGTTCCCAGACGGTGGCGCAGGCGCTCAAGGCCTGTGACGCGCTCGCGGCCACGGACGCGGACCTGCCGTCGCTGGCCTCCGCGGCGCGGGCGCTGTCGGGGTTGATGGCCTATGGCACCTCGCGCGCGCACTCGGACGTGGGTGACGAGGCGGTGGCGGCCCTGGGGGAGAAGACCTTCGGCCGGGCGCTCCTGCGTGTGCGCGAGGCCAGTGCCTGCGCTCCGGAAGGCGTGCCCCCGGTGCTGGAGGCGCTGCGCACGCTGCACGAGGTGGCGCTGTCCCAGCCCCGCGCGGACAAGGAGGGCTGGCTCGCGGAGGCTCGCGGGTTGATGGGGAGCCACGCGGTGCACCCGTCCACGTCGGGCCTGGCCACGGGCCTGTTGTACCTGGCTCGCGAGCTGCCGGAGGCGGACGTGGCGCTGGAGGTGGGCCGGCGGCTGTCCGCGGCGGTGGAGCCCTCGGACGCGGCGGCGTACCTGGAGGGCTTCCTCCAGGTGAACGCGCTGGTGCTGGTGAAGAGCCGAGACGTGGTGAAGGCGCTGGATGACTTCCTCACCAGCGTGGAGCCGGAGCGCTTCCGGCAGACGCTGCCGGTGCTGCGCCGGGCGCTGGGCGCGCTGGGGGCCACCGAGCGCCGCTACCTGATGGAGAACGTGATGGGCGTGCGCCAGTTGAAGGACAAGGGCCGCGCGGTGAAGGCGGTGCTGGAGGAGAAGGACAAGGCGACGCTGAAGGACCTGAGCGCGGACCTGGGCAAGGCGCTCGACGACCTGGATGACCTGCTATGA
- a CDS encoding VWA domain-containing protein: protein MSVDPKDLDPKDRDALLRWRLALGPEAEKTGSCPSLSALGAGAGTVDLTGDDLEGLDDALSFVYGERSAGRGGSKPYLPKWLGALRDFFQDDVIALVQKDAIEKKGLTQLLFEPETLPFLDKNLELVTTLVSARGLIPEQAKDTARAIIREVVEDLRKKLESPLRTAVMGALRRDRTSPIPIARNIDWRRTIRSNLKGWDAERKRLIPERFYFWPNQRRHHEWDVTLVVDQSGSMAESVVYSSVMAAIFASLDVLKTSLVLFDTEIVDMTPVLADPVEVLFSAQLGGGTDINRAVAYAQEHYVRRPEKTLFILITDLYEGGNAEELVARLRQLVDSRSKVLCLLALSDSGRPSYDHAMAEQLTALGIPCFGCTPRKLVDVVERVMRNQDLAPLLASVDKKGERHG, encoded by the coding sequence ATGAGCGTGGACCCCAAGGACCTGGACCCGAAGGACCGCGACGCGCTCTTGCGCTGGCGGCTGGCGCTGGGCCCGGAGGCGGAGAAGACGGGCTCCTGCCCTTCCCTGAGCGCGCTGGGCGCCGGGGCGGGCACGGTGGACCTGACGGGCGACGACCTGGAGGGCCTGGATGACGCGCTCTCCTTCGTCTACGGCGAGCGCTCGGCCGGGCGGGGTGGCTCCAAGCCGTACCTGCCCAAGTGGCTGGGCGCGCTGCGCGACTTCTTCCAGGACGACGTCATCGCGCTGGTGCAGAAGGACGCCATCGAGAAGAAGGGGCTCACCCAGCTGCTCTTCGAGCCGGAGACGCTGCCCTTCCTGGACAAGAACCTGGAGCTGGTGACGACGCTGGTGAGCGCCCGGGGGCTCATCCCGGAGCAGGCCAAGGACACCGCGCGCGCCATCATCCGCGAGGTGGTGGAGGACCTGCGCAAGAAGCTGGAGTCCCCGCTGCGCACGGCGGTGATGGGGGCGCTCAGGCGCGACCGGACGAGCCCCATCCCCATCGCGCGCAACATCGACTGGCGCCGCACCATCCGCTCCAACCTGAAGGGCTGGGATGCGGAGAGAAAGAGGCTCATCCCGGAGCGCTTCTACTTCTGGCCCAACCAGCGCCGTCACCACGAGTGGGACGTGACGCTGGTGGTGGACCAGTCCGGCTCCATGGCGGAGAGCGTGGTGTACAGCTCCGTGATGGCGGCCATCTTCGCGTCGCTGGACGTGCTGAAGACCAGCCTGGTGCTGTTCGACACGGAGATCGTCGACATGACGCCCGTGCTGGCGGACCCGGTGGAGGTGCTCTTCTCCGCGCAGCTGGGCGGGGGCACGGACATCAACCGGGCGGTGGCGTACGCGCAGGAGCACTACGTGCGCCGGCCGGAGAAGACGCTCTTCATCCTCATCACCGACCTGTACGAAGGCGGCAACGCCGAGGAGCTGGTGGCCCGCTTGAGGCAGTTGGTGGACTCACGCTCCAAGGTGCTGTGCCTGCTGGCGCTGTCGGACAGCGGGCGGCCGTCCTATGACCACGCGATGGCGGAGCAGCTCACCGCGCTGGGGATTCCGTGCTTCGGGTGCACGCCCCGCAAGCTGGTGGACGTGGTGGAGCGGGTGATGCGCAACCAGGACCTGGCGCCGCTGCTCGCGTCCGTCGACAAGAAGGGGGAGCGTCATGGCTGA